The DNA region CTGATATACTGAGCTTTTAGGAAAATGGAATTGTGCTGCAATTGAACTCAAAATAAGAACCGATGCGTTCGGCGCAAGTAAAGAAATCCCTTTGCTCAATGTAAAATAGGCGCCTTTAAGATTGATAGACATTACTTGATCGAAATTTTCTTCGGTCATATTCTCAATTAGCTCGTTTGTTCCTGTAATGCCTGCGTTTATAAACAATATGTCAATATGTCCAAATTGTTGTGCTATAAATTGGTATAAGGCATTTATGTCACTTAATTTAGCTTGGTCAGCTACAAAAGGAACAAATCCATACTTATTTGCACAACTTTCAACCGCATCTTTTCGTCGTCCTGTAATAATAACAGTGGCGTCCTTGCTTTTGAATGCGATGGCAGTGGCTAAACCTATCCCACTATTTCCGCCAGTTATAACTATAATTTTTTCTTTAAAATTTTCCATAAAAATGATTTTGACAAATCTATTTCAACAATCAAATAATTTTGCAACTAGTATAATTGAGTATACCTTATGAATAGAAATCAGCAAGAAGAATTAAGAGCGTTACAAGACACATTGTATTTCATTGGAGGTAAGTGGAGAATTCCTATCATCAATGCATTGTGTAATGGTAAAAGACATTTTATAGAAATACAAAAAAGTATACCTGGTATAACCAAACGTATGTTGTCGAAAGAATTAAAAGAGATGGAATTAAATAAGTTGCTAGACAAATTAACAGACACAGATGGGTTTACTAACCTATATATTCCAACAGAATATTGTAGGACATTTGGGAATATTATCCAATCTATGATTGATTGGGGAAGGTCGCATCGTCGTTATGTAATGACTAAAGAATAATTACGTTTAAGTAACATTCAGGTTAGGAACTTACATCGATAGTTTAAATAATTATAGTTTTGAATTATTCAATTATAGTTATGAATAAATAAGATTTTTTAGATTATTTACGCCTAAATTATCTCAATTGGGTTATTGAGAATTCTTATTTCATTAATTTTGTTTAGTCTCAATTGCATATACACCAATATAGGCCATTTTTATAAATAAAGTATAGCATCCAATGTCTCAGAGACTCCAACATGCTGATATAAGGTTATTTCCTCTTTGGACGTAATGCCATGCAGTATAGCCCAAAAATTAACAGCAGAAGATTGCGCAGTTTGTGCGTCTATAACAGAATCACCAAGATAAAGCACTTCTTCTTTTGGTACTTTTAATTCATTTATTGATTTATAAATACCATCAGGTGAAGGTTTATGATTTGTGACATCCTCCAATCCAACAATAGAATCAAAAATATCTATCATTTGTTCTTTTTGTAAAAACTCTATGATTCTAAATTTGAATTTATTGGAGACTATAGCAAGCTTGGCGCCTTCCAATCTTAATTTCTTCAATACATATTTTACTTCGGGAAAAAAGAAAGTTAGGTTAGTCATGCATTCGTTTGCTTTTAAAATATATTCCTTTCTTAAATGTTCAATTTTTGTTGAATCAGTTAAATGTGTTAATTCAGAAAAAGATATTTCTAAAGATTTTCCAATAGTCTTTTTAATATCATTATCCGAAATATTGGAAAAGCCAGCATTTTTTAATGCATATTGAAAACAAGTAACGATACCCAAACTGGAATCTACTAAGGTATAATCGAAATCAAAGATGTAGGCTTTATATCTATTCATGATTTTGTAAATAAAATAATCAGTTATATACAAAAGCTAAAATTAATATTTAATTTCAAAAAGGCTTGCCGATTAAAAAAATGATTATTTGATTTTAGTATCTTTATAAAATGAAAATTACTTCATTTTTATCCCCTCATTCATTTAAAGCCTCAAAGTATAGTATAGATTCGGCCGCTATAAATACTATTCCTTCGAGGAGAGACTTCTATAAAATATGGCTAACTTTCAATAAGGGAATACTGACTTTAGAGGGCACAAGTTACACAATTAAGCAACCTTCATTAATACTACTTCACCCAACAGTCACCTATTCTTTTGATTCTGCAGAGTGTGTAAAAACCGATGAAATTGACCCCCTAATACCAAAATTAAATTGACCCCCTAAAAAACGCTTTCGAAGAAGCGTATTTTTAGTATCGCAATATGGCCCAAAAATTATCCAAAGAACATGTTGTATTTGTAGTGCAAAGTTACTAAATCTAAATCAGCACCATTACGGCTGTATTCTCTTTTTCTTTCTCAAGGATTCACCATATAGTTCGATACGTATCGCTTGGTGTACGATTCTATCCAAAATTGCATCCGCTACCGTTTTCTCGCCAATGATATCGTGCCATTTTGCCACAGGTAATTGAGAGGTTATCATTGTAGATCTTTTACCATGTCGATCCTCAATGATGTCCAACAGGAGATTCCTTGCTGCTCCGTCCAGTGGTTGCACACCAAAATCATCTAAAATGAAAAGCTGCGCCTTTTCTATTCTGGCAAGTTCCTTTAAATGGGAACCTTCGGCTTTGGCAACTTTTAGTTGTGCCATTAATTTGGAAGTAGT from Rhizosphaericola mali includes:
- a CDS encoding HAD family hydrolase, producing the protein MNRYKAYIFDFDYTLVDSSLGIVTCFQYALKNAGFSNISDNDIKKTIGKSLEISFSELTHLTDSTKIEHLRKEYILKANECMTNLTFFFPEVKYVLKKLRLEGAKLAIVSNKFKFRIIEFLQKEQMIDIFDSIVGLEDVTNHKPSPDGIYKSINELKVPKEEVLYLGDSVIDAQTAQSSAVNFWAILHGITSKEEITLYQHVGVSETLDAILYL
- a CDS encoding winged helix-turn-helix transcriptional regulator; amino-acid sequence: MNRNQQEELRALQDTLYFIGGKWRIPIINALCNGKRHFIEIQKSIPGITKRMLSKELKEMELNKLLDKLTDTDGFTNLYIPTEYCRTFGNIIQSMIDWGRSHRRYVMTKE
- a CDS encoding SDR family NAD(P)-dependent oxidoreductase, producing MENFKEKIIVITGGNSGIGLATAIAFKSKDATVIITGRRKDAVESCANKYGFVPFVADQAKLSDINALYQFIAQQFGHIDILFINAGITGTNELIENMTEENFDQVMSINLKGAYFTLSKGISLLAPNASVLILSSIAAQFHFPKSSVYQASKAAIVSVGKTAAKELASRNIRVNMISPGPTKTEVLSKTPEGKANSEAVFISLKEQIPLKRIGQPEEIAQMALFLSSNHAKFITGSEFILDGGLTL